The Colletotrichum lupini strain CBS 119142 culture-collection CBS:119142 mitochondrion, complete genome region TTACTAAGATATTTCAATTCACTTCGTTTATTAAAAAACTTCTCTTAGGGTTTATATTTAAAATAAGTTTTTAGGGCGAAAACCACTAAATTCCTAATTTGAGTAAATAAATCATACCCTTTAATACATAGCCAGATTTCCATAATAGTTTCTTTGTATACTTGTATATTTATATATAAATATATGTTCTATATCCATTACATTTCTATTGATTCCAATTTCAGATTATTGCGGTTCGAACGCAACTATTCTCCTTCCCAAAAGGAGCGCCTAACCAACCCGGCCCTAATCTGTAAAAGGTAAATTTTTGCTTTTAGGCTGCAGCAAACTAGCTTCGCAGCAAAAAACAGAGAATATGGGATTCGAACCCATGATGGGGCAATCCCATACCGGTACTCAAGGCCGACACTTTAAACCACTCAGTCAATTCTCTTTTTAGGGCAAATTACATTACTATCTTGCTCACTTTTTAATTCTTCCAAGAATCGAACTTGAATTTCATTCTTATCAAAAATGCACTTTACCGTTAAGTTAAAGAATTTAGAAGATTTTAAAAATACAAGAGTACTCAGACTCGAACTAAGAATTCGGAGGTTGAAGCTCCTTGTTTTGCCATTAAACTATACTCTTTTTTTTAAGGAATAAGTGACTCGAACACTTAACCTGCCGTGTGTAAAACGGTTGCTCTACCATTGAGCTAATCCCTTTTTTTTTTTGGTTTTATTGTAATAACTATTGCACCTATCATAGCTAACAATAGAATAAAACTGGCTAGTATTAATCACATACTGTGACTTGTATATAGTATATTACCTATACTAGATATATGGCTTGTTTCTATTAAATTTCCATCTCAACTACTACTTGTAGCAAAAAATAGATCAGAACTTTCTCCTCCTAAATTTGAGATTGTAGTATTATTAAATAATTTTTCTCCGGGAGCATTGAATGATGTGTGGTATAATACATTATTTAATGAATTATTTGAATTATTTAAAATAGCTAAATCATATGGTAAGAATTGGAAAACTAAATAATTAAAAAATATTGTTATAAATAAAGCTAAAGGTATACTATTTTTAGTATTACTTTGTAATTCACTAACTCTAATATTAATTAGCATTAAAATGAATAAAAATAGTATAGATACAGCTCCTATATAAACAATTAAGTAAGATAAACCTATAAAATTTAAACCTAATAATATTAAATAAGAAGATACACTCCCAAATAATCCTATTAAAAATAGAACAGAGACTATCGGATTTTTACTTACAATTGTTAAAATGGCACATAATATTGCAAATATAGAAACAATATCTAAAGCTCCTGTTTTAAACCCACTAGTATATATTTCATCTACGATAAACAAATTTGACATATTGCTCGGATAAATTTTACCCCTTATGGGGGAAGTGATAAAACAGAGGTAAATCTTACAGATTTGGCCTGCTACGGAAGAGAGACGAATCGAACGCCCAGGTGTTTTCACACAATATTTAGTAGATATCTTGTTCTGCCAGTAACGACTCTTCCTTTTTCGGAAAAGAGACGAATCGAACGCCTAAGTGTTTTCACACAATATTGAGCAAATATCCTACCCTACCAATGGCAAACTTTTCCTTTAGGTTTAAAACCTGATATTAATCTAGTTAATTACTTATTGTCAGAATAAGGTAAATAACGATTTTTACTCAAACCATTAAATAGATTTAAGGTTGATAGATATTTATAGTTAAAATTAGATAAGGCCATCATATAACAAGACAATCTAAGTTCTAGAGGGCTTATTATGTGAGCTTTTTGACTTCCGCCTCTACCAATACTAACGTTATAACCTTCTATGTTAATTAAAATGTTCTTAACGTCTTTATAGTTACCATTCCTCAGTATATATAAAGAATTTTTATTGTATCCAATAAATCCATTAGGATCTTTTAACATAGATTTAAATCTTTCTACACTCATTTCTACGTAGTTAACTTTAGCCGGAGTTTCGACTTCAGTATAGAAAGATTCACTACTCATCGCAACATTAATAGAAAATATATGTAATCCATCTATATTCATAAAACTTAACATTTTAGATAGCTCATTTAAGTTAATACTAAGATTTTCTCTTAGTATTAATATTTTCCCTACCATTCTTGTTGTATTGTTTATAGAAGGACTTCCATTTATAGTTAAAACAAATAAAATGTCGTTTGGATTAAAACTTATATTAACATGATTGTTCATGCTTCGGTTTGTTTAAATCCTCTCTGTTATTATTTAAGTTGTTTTTTATCATAGTTTTAATTTTTATTTAAAAAGAGACTTTATCTCTGAGCTTAATCTATAAAATACCCTCCAGTTTAGGGCAGAGAAACTAGGTTTCGACCCTAGAGCATAATACATATACACGACCATAAGCGATAGCTTACTGGTGCGGATAATATCATGTGTTACCTATTACACCATTTCTCTGTGTCATATAGATCACTAATGATTCCATCTCCTAAATTTCCAAAATTCAAGTTTAAACTTCCAAAGTTAGAACTTCATTTAATATATACTCAACATTAGCTATATGGAATTCATCCCTAGCTCTGTAGTAACGAATTAATTTAGGTACTATATTAATTTCTAAAGAATCTTCAAAATTACTTCCAGGGTTTATTTCATTTAAATTTACTACATTATCTTTTACAAAATAGGAAGGAACATGTAGAGTTTTATTTGTGAATAGGTTGAAAAAATTACTAATAATATTATCAGTAGTGTCTGTTAAAATATCTTCAGTAACAACTATATCGTTAGCACAATCTTTGTAGTCCATATAATTATTTATAAGTTCAACTAAATGAGTTATATAAGGTAAATCATATAAATAAAAAAAGATTAAAAATACACATGGAATAGCTAAAATGTAGACTATTTTATAATTAAGAATAAAATTAAAGATTCTTCATAGTGTAGCAAAGAAATTATTAAGTTCTGCGAATAAGTATATAAGTATTAAGAAATAATTTAAAAAGTTTTTCATAGTTTTTTTTTCTATAATAAAAAGAGTCTAATGCCTCTACATTTTTTTTAATTTACCGTTTTTTATATAAAGACCTTGTTTGTGTAAAGCTTTTAACTCAGCTCTACTATAATAACCCTGCCCTTTAACATAATTTTCTCCGAAAGTCATCTCCCTAATCTTTTGATTAGTTTCAATTTTATGTGAATGGGTGGTTTTCATTTTAGATAAATCTCTTTGAGCTCTATCGTAATTATTGTCGTAGTGTTTATTAATAGATTTACCTATATTTTTACACCTGTCTTTAATTACGGTACTAAGCCCCTTATGTTCCTCATACTTAGGGTAATTTTTTCCTTCATTATTACCTCCAGTATGATAGCCATTAATCTCTATTTCAGATCTAGTAGGCTCTATTATACCTACAGTGTAAGATCTATCATCTGAATGTATAGTTCCAAGTAGAGGTGAGTTTAAAGGGTAATGTGATGGATTAGGGATTCGCGGGGAATTTGTGTAGTTTAAATTAGCTTGTGTATTTTCTAATTCAACTCTATAACCTTGAGAAGTAGATATATAATTAGGATTATAAGCTTGATATCTAGGTTCTAAGGGTACACTTGACAATTCATGAATAGATCTACCATCTATTTCAGCTCTTCACCCTTGGCTAGTTTGTACATAATTAGGATCATAAGCTCTATAGACGGGTCTTCCATTATATTGAGAACTTTCACCTGGACCGTCGTAACACAGATATTCTACATTATTATAGCTATAGAAAGTGTACGCTAAATAAATAAATATATAAAATAAAATTCTATTTTCTAAAATTAGGATGTAACAAAAATAAATATAATTTAATACCATCTCTTTTTTTATTAAATAAAAAAGAAGCAGTTCTTCTAAAAAAAGGAATCTTTTAAATTTTTTGTATTATTCCATCGACTACTTTATAACCATTTTTTTCTAAACTTCTAATTTCAGCTCTTGTGAAATTAGTTCCTTTATTTAGATTTTCACAATGAACTCTATCCATTTTATACTGATAATTATTTTTAATATAAGTAAAGGGATGGGAGTTAAAGTCTTGAAATTCTGATTTAAATGCGGATTTGAAGTTATAATTTTCATTTCAAGAGCTTTTAAACTCTTGATATGGCTTATAATTTCGAGAGTTTTTAATAAACATACGCCAATATAATCAACTTTTTATTTTGGAGCTTCTG contains the following coding sequences:
- the nad6 gene encoding NADH dehydrogenase subunit 6, with amino-acid sequence MSNLFIVDEIYTSGFKTGALDIVSIFAILCAILTIVSKNPIVSVLFLIGLFGSVSSYLILLGLNFIGLSYLIVYIGAVSILFLFILMLINIRVSELQSNTKNSIPLALFITIFFNYLVFQFLPYDLAILNNSNNSLNNVLYHTSFNAPGEKLFNNTTISNLGGESSDLFFATSSSWDGNLIETSHISSIGNILYTSHSMWLILASFILLLAMIGAIVITIKPKKKRD